Proteins encoded together in one Candidatus Xianfuyuplasma coldseepsis window:
- the ssb gene encoding single-stranded DNA-binding protein — MINRCVLVGRLTKDPELRYTSSNIAYTRFTIAVNRTFTGPNGEREADFIQCIAWRKQAENVARFVHKGSLVGVEGRIQTGSYDDKETGIRKYTTDIVCDSVQFLEPKGTDTSEYEPQDQPQYDNNDRYRQDQQQERRQNTPRIDVSEDDLPF; from the coding sequence ATGATTAATCGTTGTGTCCTAGTAGGAAGACTAACCAAAGATCCAGAATTACGCTATACATCTAGCAACATTGCCTATACCAGATTCACCATCGCCGTTAACCGCACATTCACTGGTCCTAACGGAGAGCGTGAAGCTGATTTTATTCAATGTATTGCCTGGCGAAAACAAGCAGAAAATGTTGCTCGTTTTGTCCACAAAGGTAGTTTAGTAGGTGTTGAAGGTCGAATTCAAACCGGATCGTACGACGATAAAGAAACTGGAATTCGTAAATACACAACCGATATCGTATGCGATAGCGTCCAATTTTTAGAACCAAAAGGAACCGATACATCTGAGTATGAACCACAGGATCAACCTCAGTATGATAACAATGATCGGTACCGCCAAGATCAACAACAAGAGCGTCGACAAAATACACCACGTATTGATGTCTCAGAAGACGACTTACCATTCTAA
- the rpsR gene encoding 30S ribosomal protein S18, whose product MARGNFRRRRKKRCYFTDNNVTYIDYKDVDLLKRFISDRGKILPRRVTGTKSNYQAELATAIKRARHMALLPYIKE is encoded by the coding sequence ATGGCAAGAGGTAATTTCCGTAGACGACGTAAAAAAAGATGTTATTTTACAGACAATAACGTTACCTATATCGACTATAAAGACGTAGATTTATTAAAACGATTCATTAGTGATCGTGGAAAAATCTTACCACGACGTGTAACAGGAACCAAATCAAACTATCAAGCTGAGTTGGCAACTGCGATTAAACGAGCACGTCATATGGCACTTTTACCATATATCAAAGAATAG